The following proteins come from a genomic window of Kocuria palustris:
- the glgB gene encoding 1,4-alpha-glucan branching protein GlgB: MSAVNPSSHPARSLEEVLRGWLPSRRWFPFDGDAEQLSLETAAVIPLSESPAGASPEDEGLAIHLLRAGTPSGTRIVQVPLETSASAFDQQIGSFETSAGTRHVREAVDQPEFLDAVLGLLRKGSQIGGRRAAMTGAANDSLTPVSGVKAAEQVQVIAGEQSNTSVVLRPVEPGEDALILKFFRILGEGENPDVEVGRELTDLGCSVVARTWGWAEITWPETGDDDGQRQAVGQSVVAAEFVDGAQDAWRLAVEAAAEGRSFAAEARELGRATARMHRDLASAFGTQETLGPRREALLESLSGRLEWARDQMGDRPGGLEQELDSVIARAREVEQLPELQRIHGDYHLGQVLRGPDGAFRILDFEGEPLREMSERSAADLPLRDVVGMLRSLDYAAAFGQRESGRDTEQWGQAAAEALLEGWTAVTHTIVERRDPLFQALWLDKAMYEVVYESRNRPDWVDVPLRAVLSALGGSQSSAAVDPAAGAAAGALSGDQETADEPSDVRGTGGTASEASGAPVETSAVVPGPSAAAAGVPSQYQADQAIRGGAEPTPDQQEGSAPEPPAAAPQAETDETSGSEHHVSHTISEDVLAAVAEGRYYDPHCVLGAHPQDDGTVVVRTLRRFAQKVEAITGDGSVHLLSHEWGGIFTGRIPATSDGGIPDYRLRVTWDGGHSLEVDDPYRSTPTVGEMDLHLIGEGRHEELWKVLGARVRSWPSSFGETRGTSFAVWAPNARAVRVIGDFNGWDGTEHAMRSLGGSGVWELFVPGVGHGAIYKFRIMGPGGQWKDKADPMARWSEVPPLTGSRVLDSEYTFGDDEWMERRAQTDPHSGPMSVYEVHIGSWRQGLSYRDLATELVDYVKAHGFTHVEFMPVAEHPFGGSWGYQVTGYYAPTSRFGDPDDFKHLVDALHQAGIGVLVDWVPGHFPKDDFALARFDGAPLYEHPDPRRGEHKDWGTLIFDYGRTEVRNFLVANALYWLEEFHVDGLRVDAVASMLYLDYSREHGEWEPNQFGGRENLEAISFLQEATATAYRRSPGTVMIAEESTAFPGVTRPTSGNGLGFGIKWNMGWMHDSLEYMGEDPVNRSYHHGKLTFSMVYAYSENFILPISHDEVVYGKGSLLRKMPGDRWQQLANVRAYLAYMWAHPGKQLIFMGTEFAQDAEWDNDKSLDWWLAETEPHQGIQRLVVELNEIYKQTPALWAQDNAPEGFTWLDANDSQGCTMSFVRWDTAGEPLVCAVNFAGMPHNGFHLPLPRGGQWEEVLNTDDLRFGGSGVVNGSVTAVDEPQYAQPAHAVLDLPPLGAVWLRPTN; encoded by the coding sequence ATGTCCGCCGTGAACCCGTCGTCGCACCCGGCGCGCAGCCTCGAGGAGGTGCTGCGCGGCTGGCTGCCCTCGCGGCGCTGGTTCCCCTTCGACGGCGATGCCGAGCAGCTGAGCCTCGAGACGGCCGCGGTGATCCCGCTGTCCGAGTCCCCGGCCGGCGCCTCGCCCGAGGACGAGGGCCTGGCGATCCACCTCCTGCGGGCGGGCACCCCGTCCGGGACGCGCATCGTCCAGGTGCCGCTGGAGACCTCCGCCTCGGCCTTCGACCAGCAGATCGGCTCCTTCGAGACCTCCGCAGGGACGCGCCACGTCCGGGAGGCCGTCGATCAGCCGGAGTTCCTGGACGCCGTGCTGGGCCTGCTGCGCAAGGGCTCGCAGATCGGCGGGCGCCGCGCGGCCATGACGGGGGCGGCCAACGACTCGCTGACCCCGGTCTCGGGCGTGAAGGCCGCCGAGCAGGTGCAGGTGATCGCCGGCGAGCAGTCGAACACCTCGGTGGTGCTGCGCCCCGTCGAGCCCGGCGAGGACGCGCTGATCCTCAAGTTCTTCCGCATCCTCGGCGAGGGGGAGAACCCGGACGTCGAGGTCGGACGCGAGCTGACCGACCTCGGCTGCTCCGTGGTGGCACGGACCTGGGGCTGGGCCGAGATCACCTGGCCGGAGACCGGCGACGACGACGGCCAGCGCCAGGCCGTCGGGCAGTCGGTCGTGGCCGCGGAGTTCGTCGACGGCGCCCAGGATGCCTGGCGCCTGGCCGTCGAGGCCGCCGCCGAAGGCCGCTCCTTCGCCGCGGAGGCCCGCGAGCTCGGCCGTGCCACGGCGCGCATGCACCGCGACCTCGCCTCCGCCTTCGGCACGCAGGAGACCCTCGGGCCCCGGCGCGAGGCGCTGCTGGAGTCGCTGTCCGGGCGTCTGGAATGGGCCCGCGATCAGATGGGCGACCGTCCGGGCGGGCTGGAGCAGGAGCTGGACTCGGTCATCGCCCGCGCCCGCGAGGTCGAGCAGCTGCCCGAGCTGCAGCGCATCCACGGCGACTACCACCTGGGCCAGGTGCTGCGCGGTCCCGACGGTGCCTTCCGCATCCTTGATTTCGAGGGCGAGCCGCTGCGCGAGATGTCGGAGCGCTCGGCCGCAGACCTTCCCCTGCGCGACGTCGTGGGGATGCTGCGCTCGCTGGACTACGCCGCAGCGTTCGGGCAGCGCGAGTCCGGGCGCGACACCGAGCAGTGGGGTCAGGCGGCCGCCGAGGCGCTGCTCGAGGGCTGGACCGCCGTGACCCACACGATCGTGGAGCGCCGTGATCCCCTGTTCCAGGCGCTGTGGCTGGACAAGGCCATGTACGAGGTCGTCTACGAGTCGCGCAATCGCCCCGACTGGGTCGACGTCCCGCTCAGGGCCGTGCTCAGCGCGCTCGGCGGCTCCCAGTCTTCGGCCGCCGTCGACCCCGCAGCCGGTGCCGCGGCCGGTGCGCTCTCTGGCGACCAGGAGACGGCCGACGAGCCCTCGGATGTCCGGGGGACGGGGGGCACCGCGTCGGAGGCTTCTGGTGCACCGGTCGAGACCTCGGCCGTCGTGCCGGGCCCGAGCGCGGCTGCTGCGGGCGTACCCTCGCAGTACCAGGCCGATCAGGCCATCCGGGGCGGCGCGGAGCCGACCCCCGACCAGCAGGAAGGCTCCGCCCCGGAGCCCCCCGCCGCAGCACCGCAGGCGGAGACGGACGAGACCAGCGGAAGCGAGCACCACGTGTCCCACACCATCTCCGAGGATGTCCTGGCGGCTGTCGCCGAGGGCCGGTACTACGATCCGCACTGCGTGCTCGGCGCGCATCCGCAGGACGACGGCACCGTCGTGGTCCGCACCCTGCGGCGCTTCGCCCAGAAGGTCGAGGCGATCACCGGAGACGGCTCCGTGCACCTGCTCAGCCACGAGTGGGGCGGCATCTTCACCGGTCGCATCCCCGCGACCTCGGACGGCGGCATCCCCGACTACCGCCTGCGCGTGACCTGGGACGGCGGACACAGCCTCGAGGTCGACGATCCGTACCGCAGCACTCCGACCGTGGGCGAGATGGACCTGCATCTGATCGGCGAGGGCCGGCACGAGGAGCTCTGGAAGGTCCTGGGCGCCCGTGTGCGCAGCTGGCCCTCGAGCTTCGGCGAGACCCGCGGCACGAGCTTCGCCGTCTGGGCCCCCAATGCCCGAGCCGTGCGCGTCATCGGCGACTTCAACGGCTGGGACGGCACCGAGCACGCCATGCGCTCGCTCGGCGGCAGCGGCGTCTGGGAGCTCTTCGTCCCGGGCGTCGGCCACGGTGCCATCTACAAGTTCCGCATCATGGGCCCGGGCGGGCAGTGGAAGGACAAGGCGGACCCCATGGCCCGCTGGAGCGAGGTGCCGCCGCTGACCGGCTCCCGCGTCCTCGACAGCGAATACACGTTCGGCGACGACGAGTGGATGGAGCGCCGCGCGCAGACGGACCCGCACAGCGGTCCCATGAGCGTCTACGAGGTCCACATCGGCTCGTGGCGCCAGGGGCTGAGCTACCGGGACCTGGCCACCGAGCTCGTCGACTACGTCAAGGCCCACGGGTTCACCCACGTGGAGTTCATGCCGGTGGCCGAGCACCCGTTCGGCGGCTCGTGGGGCTACCAGGTCACGGGCTACTACGCCCCCACGTCGCGCTTCGGCGATCCCGATGACTTCAAGCACCTCGTCGACGCCCTCCACCAGGCCGGCATCGGCGTGCTCGTCGACTGGGTCCCCGGGCACTTCCCCAAGGACGACTTCGCCCTGGCCCGCTTCGACGGTGCACCGCTCTACGAGCACCCGGATCCCCGCCGCGGCGAGCACAAGGACTGGGGCACTCTGATCTTCGACTACGGGCGCACCGAGGTCCGCAACTTCCTCGTGGCCAACGCCCTGTACTGGCTCGAGGAGTTCCACGTCGACGGCCTGCGCGTGGACGCCGTGGCTTCGATGCTCTACCTGGACTACTCGCGCGAGCACGGCGAGTGGGAGCCGAACCAGTTCGGAGGGCGGGAGAACCTGGAGGCCATCTCGTTCCTGCAGGAGGCCACCGCCACGGCCTACCGCCGCAGCCCCGGCACGGTGATGATCGCCGAGGAGTCCACGGCATTCCCGGGAGTCACTCGTCCCACCAGCGGCAACGGTCTGGGCTTCGGCATCAAGTGGAACATGGGCTGGATGCACGACTCGCTCGAGTACATGGGCGAGGACCCTGTGAACCGCAGCTACCACCACGGCAAGCTGACGTTCTCCATGGTGTACGCGTACTCCGAGAACTTCATCCTCCCGATCTCGCACGACGAGGTCGTCTACGGCAAGGGCTCCCTGCTGCGCAAGATGCCGGGAGACCGCTGGCAGCAGCTCGCCAACGTCCGGGCCTACCTCGCGTACATGTGGGCGCATCCCGGCAAGCAGCTGATCTTCATGGGCACCGAGTTCGCGCAGGACGCCGAGTGGGACAACGACAAGTCGCTGGACTGGTGGCTCGCGGAGACGGAGCCGCACCAGGGCATCCAGCGCCTGGTCGTGGAGCTGAACGAGATCTACAAGCAGACTCCGGCGCTGTGGGCGCAGGACAACGCGCCGGAGGGCTTCACCTGGCTGGATGCCAACGACAGCCAGGGCTGCACCATGTCGTTCGTGCGATGGGACACCGCCGGCGAGCCGCTGGTCTGCGCGGTCAACTTCGCGGGCATGCCCCACAACGGCTTCCATCTGCCGCTGCCTCGCGGCGGGCAGTGGGAGGAGGTCCTGAACACGGACGACCTCCGCTTCGGCGGCTCGGGCGTGGTGAACGGATCGGTCACGGCCGTGGATGAGCCCCAGTACGCGCAGCCGGCCCACGCGGTGCTGGACCTGCCGCCGCTGGGTGCGGTCTGGCTCCGGCCGACGAACTGA